A genomic region of Dunckerocampus dactyliophorus isolate RoL2022-P2 chromosome 8, RoL_Ddac_1.1, whole genome shotgun sequence contains the following coding sequences:
- the fer1l4 gene encoding fer-1-like protein 4 isoform X3 yields MAVFNEFFRWPHYGKVIRNEVLTIGVYNFSKVFSNRLLGKLVVGLEHIVTSGRLLLREPLTDANHLLTDIYIELDVRYHPVEGAAGGWKGQDFVEEVEEKDELSLVIMNEGFSEPDSLQILSHSERELEREARRLGRNLIQSVGGDDDDNYDDDDDDEDDDLEASDLIFTPLMSRSRPLSRRIAAATPRVQSFQVNINILEAQKLAGVNINPAVFIRVAEQKKNTTTQKSTNCPFYNENFQFEFQETPDILFDKVIEIKVFHRRTLAFLMTHIGTFKIDISTVFSQPDHRFYQKWAPLTDPADTRSGVKGYVKATVSVLMKGEALNPSVPPATPTASEDVEKNLMLPRGIPSERPWARFRVRIYKAEGLPTMDSGLMAKMSKVTDRTVFIDPYVQVTFSGQQGETSVASATSWPVWNEEISFIEQFPPLAQRIRVQILDDTKMGDIALATHFLDLKQISDPTRNGFNPTFGPCWVNLYGSPRNSTLGDVHQALNQGIGEGIFYRGRILLALSVEIYSSPSAVAMDTSSTALPLVKGTLGRLGLKKKRGSSKVKEKKKKKEVSSRLADESGDAGVEVPESVTVETEEIHPLPEGFLGEREDFLLFTSLFEVTMMDPSVGTRPMTFELSIGNHGKVVKVGRSKKSQSREELRRSREDLSEEGQSLLETEEELDKEEVLSPEPENRSLSDPMRPQPTEYDRSFQYIPLQAPAEKHKPCLFIWSQFEDHSFRLYQANWISKMADRLEIGLDEVERLQRRPKSNVKKLLVHVLLELVTSCKQFRLFSDRRSQFHPNNLDARRKEFIKKNLVAVARQASRTRQRITRRTLKQQLMDVRRLLSKLRHLAKEPQNTIPDAFLWLLSGSKRLAYVRIPAHSIIFSLVEDQRGRDCGRVTTLYMKSPGGSTSEIFAKLEVYLWLGQAKYSKDAITSLPEEFLPIYDEQEETPLVSTGTRRKLPVRLSCQDSRYFQLRCHMYQARGLLAADDDGLSDPFAKVLFSSQCQLTKVSPDTLSPAWSECLLFDRVLLEGTMADLRQDPPLVIIHVYDYDALGSPKPLGRAYAEPEFKPVEMLYQKPRLRFYDINMGRVPAGELLAAFELIELDYSSFGEPTLPSSVDPQELTYLEEQRCYDIPQGVRPVLRNFRIEVLFWGLRELKRVQLFEVERPLVRVECAGSQLESEEIESFKAHPNFKEMSRFLSVKLPEQAYLHPPLTLFVVERRAFGRQVLVGTHVVQSLMDYAPPELGEEPEEEEEEPKPKVKKPPGKTSTLKTLRKITLSNLSIKESLIPNNTIKRINAPLKKLAQLKEEELEEDIPESEELDWWSKYYASLEELEKQAADELKKKEEEEQAEREGQHATATNTEEAEMDAVVVQIDPPKRKKIATLKLYAGDLESQFSQFQDWLQIFPLFKGQANGEDADEDEEERLMGKYKGSFLVYPIDSDDEDDPKCQITKGIPQNSPFRVLVRIYIIKGTSLTPTDPNGKADPYLVVRIGQQTQDTKDRYIPKQLNPVFGEVFELTVSFPLETEVLIRVLDHDIVGSDDIIGETRVDLENRFYSRHRASCGLALYYDTEGYNTWRDAKKPSVILSELCKKNGIPSPEYRPFEVKVLNKIFKIPADAVPEDLLKKNQRSPQEEEEMEEHAALSVLRRWGEMGEFLPGAVFLVPEHVEIRSLLNQDKPGLPQGYLHMWVDMFPTDVPAPPTVDIKPRQPLQYELRVIIWNTDDVFLDDVNPFTGVPSSDIYVKGWIKGLEGDKQETDVHFNSLTGEGNFNWRFVFRFDYLPTEKEVVYKRKESIFSLEETEFRQPAVLALQIWDYDRILANDFLGAIELRLSDMVRAAKSSGKCTVQMAKDRAAPRVSIFRSKKMKGWWPVTRQKTAEDFEREEKQAAQKDKKSKNKRDKMKQEDIQFTDSSGNIYLLMGKVEAELQLVTLEQAEANPVGRGRKEPEPLDKPNRPTTSFTWFVNPMKTFIFLIWGKFKKYIVTLVILVVVTLFLGLLVYTLPGQISTLLVRG; encoded by the exons ATGGCCGTGTTTAACGAG ttctTCCGTTGGCCTCACTATGGCAAAGTGATTCGAAATGAAGTGTTGACCATCGGAGTTTACAACTTCAGTAAAGTCTTCTCCAACCG ACTTCTGGGCAAGCTGGTTGTGGGTCTGGAGCATATTGTTACATCAGGGAGGCTTTTGCTACGGGAACCACTCACCGATGCCAACCATCTCCTGACGGAT ATCTACATTGAGTTAGATGTTCGCTACCATCCAGTGGAGGGCGCTGCAGGAGGATGGAAGGGTCAAGACTTcgtggaggaagtggaggaAAAGGATGA GTTGTCGCTGGTCATCATGAATGAAGGATTTTCAGAGCCAGACAG cttGCAGATTCTGAGTCATTCAGAGAGAGAGCTGGAGAGAGAGGCTCGCCGTCTGGGGCGGAACCTCATTCAGTCCGtgggtggtgatgatgatgacaactacgatgatgatgatgatgatgaagatgatgacttGGAGGCGTCTGACCTCATCTTCACTCCTTTGATGAG tCGTAGCAGGCCTCTCTCCAGGCGTATTGCTGCAGCGACCCCCAGAGTTCAAAGTTTCCAG gtcAACATCAACATCCTGGAAGCTCAGAAGCTGGCTGGAGTCAACATCAATCCTGCAGTCTTCATCCGAGTGGCAGAGCAGAAGAAAAACACCACCACTCAGAAATCCACTAACTGTCCCTTCTACAACGAG AACTTCCAGTTTGAGTTCCAGGAGACTCCAGACATCCTCTTTGACAAAGTAATTGAGATAAAG GTGTTCCACCGGCGGACGCTGGCCTTCCTGATGACACACATTGGAACCTTCAAGATTGACATTTCCACTGTGTTCAGCCAGCCAG ACCACCGCTTCTACCAGAAATGGGCTCCTCTCACTGACCCGGCTGACACCAGGTCAGGTGTGAAAGGTTACGTTAAGGCCACTGTCAGTGTGCTGATGAAGGGCGAGGCTCTCAACCCCAGTGTGCCCCCGGCCACGCCCACCGCCAGCGAGGATGTGGAGAA GAACCTGATGCTTCCTCGCGGTATACCTTCAGAGCGCCCCTGGGCTCGGTTTCGTGTCCGCATCTACAAGGCAGAGGGTCTTCCCACTATGGACTCGGGGCTGATGGCCAAAATGTCTAAGGTCACCGATCGAACAGTCTTCATTGACCCTTATGTCCAAGTGACCTTTTCTGGACAACAG gGGGAGACGTCAGTCGCTAGTGCCACCAGCTGGCCCGTTTGGAATGAGGAGATCTCCTTCATTGAGCAGTTCCCTCCTCTGGCCCAGAGAATCAGAGTCCAGATCCTTGATGACACCAAGATGGGAGACATCGCTCTGGCAACACACTTCCTGGACCTGAAGCAGATTTCTGACCCTACCAGGAATG GCTTTAATCCCACCTTTGGACCATGCTGGGTTAACCTGTATGGGTCTCCTCGAAACTCCACACTTGGAGATGTCCACCAG GCTTTGAACCAGGGCATTGGAGAAGGAATCTTCTACCGTGGTCGAATCCTCCTTGCGCTCTCTGTGGAGATTTACTCCTCCCCATCTGCTGTCGCCATGGACACAAGCTCCACCGCCCTGCCGTTG GTGAAAGGAACTCTGGGAAGGTTGGGACTGAAGAAGAAGAGAGGCAGCAGTAAggtgaaggagaagaagaagaagaaagaag TTTCCAGCAGATTGGCTGACGAGTCAGGAGATGCAGGAGTGGAGGTGCCGGAGTCTGTTACCGTGGAAACTGAGGAGATCCACCCGCTGCCAGAG GGTTTTCTGGGTGAGAGAGAAGACTTTCTACTGTTTACGTCTCTGTTTGAAGTTACCATGATGGATCCATCTGTAGGCACCAGACCAATGACCTTTGAACTCTCCATAG GAAACCATGGCAAGGTGGTGAAGGTTGGAAGATCCAAGAAGAGTCAGAGCAGAGAGGAACTGAGGAGAAGCAGGGAGGATCTCAGCGAGGAAGGCCAAAGTCTTCTGGAGacggaggaggagctggacaaggaGGAGGTGCTGAGTCCCGAACCTGAGAACAGATCTTTGTCTGACCCCATGAGGCCGCAGCCCACCGAGTATGACAG GTCATTCCAGTACATCCCCCTCCAGGCCCCCGCTGAGAAACATAAGCCATGTCTGTTTATCTGGAGTCAATTTGAAGACCACAGTTTCCGTCTCTACCAGGCCAACTGGATCAGCAAGATGGCCGATCGGCTG GAGATTGGCCTGGATGAGGTGGAGCGTCTCCAGAGGAGGCCGAAGAGTAACGTGAAGAAGCTTCTGGTACACGTCCTGCTGGAGCTGGTCACCTCCTGCAA ACAGTTCCGACTGTTCTCTGACCGGCGGTCGCAGTTTCATCCCAACAATCTGGACGCACGCAGGAAGGAGTTCATTAAGAAGAACTTG GTGGCGGTGGCCAGACAGGCAAGTAGAACCAGGCAGAGGATCACCAGGCGGACGCTCAAACAACAACTCATGGACGTAAGGAGACTCCTGTCCAAACTTCGACACTTGGCAAAAGAG CCCCAGAACACCATCCCTGATGCATTTCTGTGGTTATTGAGTGGAAGCAAACGATTGGCTTATGTCAGGATCCCTGCCCACTCCATTATCTTCTCATTGGTTGAGGACCAGAGAGGGCGAGATTGTGGTCGGGTCACTACACTCTACATGAAG TCTCCAGGAGGCTCAACAAGTGAGATCTTTGCCAAGCTGGAGGTCTACCTGTGGCTGGGTCAGGCCAAGTACAGTAAAGACGCCATTACCTCACTTCCAGAAGAATTTCTACCAATCTACGATGAGCAGGAGGAGACGCCTCTGGTATCCACAGGGACCCGGAGGAAGCTCCCTGTTCGTCTGTCCTGTCAGG ACAGCAGGTACTTCCAGCTGCGATGTCACATGTACCAAGCACGTGGCTTATTGGCAGCAGATGACGATGGCCTATCAGATCCCTTTGCCAAGGTTCTCTTCTCCTCACAGTGTCAACTCACCAAG gtgtCACCAGACACACTCTCTCCGGCATGGTCTGAGTGTCTATTGTTTGACCGCGTGCTGCTGGAGGGAACGATGGCGGACCTCCGACAAGACCCTCCCCTGGTCATTATCCACGTCTACGACTACGACGCCCTG GGCAGCCCAAAGCCTCTTGGCCGAGCTTATGCCGAGCCTGAGTTCAAACCGGTGGAAATGCTCTACCAGAAGCCCCGCCTCCGTTTCTATGACATCAACATGGGGCGGGTCCCTGCAGGCGAGCTGCTCGCCGCCTTTGAGCTTATTGAGCTGGACTATTCCTCCTTTGGAGAG CCGACTCTGCCCAGCAGCGTGGACCCTCAAGAGCTGACCTACCTGGAAGAACAGCGTTGCTACGACATACCACAGGGGGTCCGACCTGTCCTGAGGAACTTCAGAATTGAG GTGCTGTTCTGGGGTCTGCGGGAGCTGAAGCGCGTGCAGCTCTTTGAGGTCGAACGTCCCCTGGTGAGGGTGGAGTGTGCTGGATCCCAGCTAGAGTCGGAAGAGATCGAGAGCTTCAAGGCGCATCCTAACTTCAAGGAGATGAGCCGTTTCCTCAGTGTG AAGCTACCAGAGCAGGCCTACCTCCACCCTCCCCTCACACTCTTCGTGGTGGAGCGCAGAGCTTTCGGCCGGCAGGTCCTGGTTGGGACGCACGTTGTCCAGAGTCTCATGGACTATGCCCCGCCAGAGCTAGGAGAGGAGccggaggaagaagaggaggagcctaAACCAAAAG TGAAGAAGCCTCCAGGGAAGACCAGTACACTGAAAACGTTGAGGAAGATCACCCTCAGCAACCTGTCAATCAAAGAATCATTGATTCCCAACAACACCATCAAACGGAtcaat GCTCCTCTGAAGAAGCTGGCGCAGCtgaaggaggaggagctggaggaggacaTACCAGAAAGCGAGGAGCTGGACTGGTGGTCCAAATATTATGCCTCCTTGGAAGAGCTGGAGAAACAG GCTGCTGATGAAttgaagaagaaggaggaagaagaacaAGCAGAAAGAG agGGCCAACATGCCACTGCCACCAACACTGAGGAAGCTGAGATGGATGCTGTGGTGGTGCAGATTGATCCTCCTAAACGCAAGAAGATAGCCACACTAAAG CTGTATGCAGGCGATCTGGAGTCACAGTTCAGTCAGTTTCAGGACTGGTTGCAGATCTTTCCGCTCTTTAAAGGCCAAGCAAACGGCGAGGATGCTgacgaggatgaagaggagCGGCTAATGGGAAAATACAAG GGTTCCTTCCTGGTCTACCCAATAGACTCAGACGATGAAGATGATCCCAAGTGTCAGATCACTAAAGGTATCCCCCAAAACTCACCCTTCAGAGTTCTGGTGCGGATCTACATAATCAAG GGCACCAGTCTCACTCCCACAGACCCAAATGGAAAAGCAGACCCATACTTGGTGGTCCGAATCGGGCAGCAGACTCAGGACACCAAAGACCGCTATATCCCTAAACAGCTCAACCCTGTCTTTGGAGA GGTCTTTGAACTGACCGTGTCCTTCCCACTGGAGACAGAGGTGCTCATCAGGGTGCTGGACCACGACATTGTGGgctctgatgacatcattggaGAGACACGGGTCGACCTGGAGAACCGCTTCTACAGTCGCCATCGGGCCAGCTGCGGCCTGGCACTTTACTATGACAC TGAGGGCTACAACACGTGGCGTGATGCAAAGAAACCATCAGTCATTTTGTCAGAACTCTGCAAGAAGAACGGCATCCCGTCTCCAGAATACAGACCATTTGAGGTCAAAGTCCTCAACAAGATCTTCAAGATCCCAGCAGATGCTGTACCTGAAG ATCTGTTGAAGAAGAACCAGCGCTCTcctcaggaggaggaggagatggaggagCACGCGGCCCTCAGCGTGCTACGACGCTGGGGGGAGATGGGCGAGTTCCTCCCCGGAGCTGTCTTTCTGGTGCCTGAGCATGTGGAGATCCGATCCCTGCTGAACCAGGACAAACCTGGACTGCCGCAG ggctACCTTCACATGTGGGTGGACATGTTTCCTACTGATGTTCCAGCCCCGCCTACTGTTGACATTAAGCCCCGTCAACCTTTACA ATACGAGCTGCGTGTCATCATCTGGAACACTGATGACGTTTTTCTGGATGACGTCAACCCGTTCACTGGTGTGCCGTCCTCTGACATCTATGTTAAAGG GTGGATTAAAGGACTGGAAGGAGACAAGCAGGAGACAGACGTCCACTTCAACTCTCTGACTGGAGAGGGAAACTTCAACTGGAGATTTGTCTTTCGCTTTGATTACCTGCCCACTGAG AAAGAGGTGGTCTACAAGAGGAAGGAGTCCATCTTTTCTCTGGAGGAGACCGAGTTTCGGCAACCGGCGGTCCTCGCGCTGCAGATATGGGACTATGACCGCATCTTGGCCAACGACTTCCTGG GCGCCATCGAGCTGCGCCTCAGTGACATGGTGCGGGCGGCAAAGTCGTCCGGCAAGTGCACGGTCCAGATGGCCAAAGACCGGGCCGCCCCGCGGGTTTCCATATTCCGCTCCAAAAAGATGAAGGGCTGGTGGCCAGTGACCCGTCAGAAGACAGCTGAGGACTTTGAAAGGGAGGAGAAGCAAGCAGCCCAGAAGGACAAGAAAAGTAAGAATAAGAGGGACAAGATGAAGCAGGAGGACATCCAGTTCACTGACAGTAGCGGAAACATCTACCTACTCATG ggTAAGGTGGAGGCGGAGCTCCAGTTGGTGACTTTAGAGCAGGCTGAGGCTAATCCAGTTGGACGAGGACGCAAGGAACCAGAACCTCTGGACAAACCAAA CCGTCCCACCACCAGTTTCACGTGGTTTGTCAACCCCATGAAGaccttcatcttcctcatctGGGGGAAGTTCAAGAAGTACATTGTGACCCTGGTCATCCTCGTTGTGGTGACGCTCTTCCTAGGCCTCCTGGTCTACACGTTGCCTGGGCAGATCAGCACCCTCCTCGTCAGAGGATGA